The following coding sequences lie in one Rutidosis leptorrhynchoides isolate AG116_Rl617_1_P2 chromosome 4, CSIRO_AGI_Rlap_v1, whole genome shotgun sequence genomic window:
- the LOC139903991 gene encoding uncharacterized protein — protein MINSEINTIDLGTNVAGATTFQKKPVSVTKKVALRDVQNNNNNFTREFHHKSLLPFEGQSFLDASKTSGTKRRTPDHTLPLFCERSANVSQKQQNVSQINGKSMHYGSSVGPNQMGSKTSVPRFKESTSEEQRTDRFIRLQRYIKQCDGSNDRENIQLLMRLSPSELSRHAVELEKRAIQLTIEEGKEMKRIQALNVLGTSITRN, from the exons atgattaatTCTGAGATTAATACGATTGATCTCGGGACCAATGTAGCTGGTGCAACCACGTTCCAAAAAAAACCGGTTTCAGTAACGAAAAAGGTAGCACTACGAGATGTAcagaacaataataataactttacacGTGAATTTCATCACAAAAGTTTGCTTCCGTTTGAGGGACAATCGTTTTTAGATGCATCTAAAACGAGTGGAACTAAAAGACGTACTCCCGACCACACATTACCTCTGTTTTGTGAACGGTCTGCAAATGTATCTCAAAAGCAGCAAAATGTGAGCCAGATAAATGGGAAGAGTATGCATTATGGTTCTTCGGTGGGACCAAACCAAATGGGATCGAAAACATCGGTTCCTAGGTTTAAAGAGTCTACTAGTGAGGAACAAAGGACAGACCGATTTATTCGCTTACAGAGATATATTAAACAGTGTGATGGATCTAATGATAGAGAGAATATTCAGT TGCTGATGCGTTTATCGCCCTCTGAGCTTAGCAGACATGCAGTTGAGTTAGAGAAAAGAGCAATTCAGTTGACCATTGAAGAAG GTAAAGAAATGAAACGAATCCAAGCGTTGAATGTTCTGGGAACTTCGATAACCAGAAATTAA